The window GCTTAATCGATACTGGATTTCCAAATTATTGGATTATTAGTTGTGCGCTGTGATCTGGAAATGTAGATGCTTGGCGGATCGATTATTACACTTTACGATTTGCTTCAGTAGAAGAAAACAGTAGTGATACTTTCTATTGTTAATCATTAATGTGGAGTTTCATCTATCATATTTGTATATTATTACGTCCTTGGTGTTGATATTCTAAATTGATTTGGTGAATACAGGCAGAGAATGGTGGACTGATAGACAAACCTGGCAAAAATAAAGATTTTTATCACACATGTTATTGCCTAAGTGGTCTCTCGGTATGTCAGCATATCTGCTCAGACGCTGGATCTCCAGTTATGGCTCGAGCAATTAAAGGTCCCTCTTCCAATCTGTTGATCCCAATTCATCCTCTCTTCAACGTTGTCTTAGATCAGTACAATGAAGCGCGAGAATTCTTCACAACACACTAGGCAGTATCCAACTTCAAGGTTCTCCATTAACTTGAAAACGCATGTTGTGTGCTATTTTTACTGTTGATAGTTTCAGGCCTTTGATACATAGAATCTGATCAATTTTAGGACAGGCAGAGAATGGTGGACTAAGGTCGTACATTACTGTTACATATTCATATATCTTGATCAACCATTGCATCTTGGTAGAAACTGTTACATTCATATAGGCCTTTTACATTCATAAATAGAGATTGCATAACTAAGATGGGAGGAAACTCAGGCCTTGTGAACAAATGGTGAAAAGTTAAACGTAAGATGCCAAACGGTGAAAAGTAAAGTTTCAGTTGGTAAAAAAGTAAAACATTAAGTTACTATAAATCAGTAAAATTTCAATCTACCTCTTAGCAAAACATCTGTGAAAGTCTTTTTAGCAAGGCAAACCATGGAGGTGAACTGTCTGGAATCCTTGTCGATATTTAGACCTAGCCTGATCCTAGATTAGAGGCCTTTTCTCCTTGTTGATACTAGCTACAATAATCTCCATAAGCATGTCCGAGAACGAGAAGCATTTTTTCTTTAGCAGGAGTGTTGCAAAGAGAAAAAAAGAGAACTGATAGTAGATAAAGTGAACTGGCTTTGGATCGAATTTTTTTATCTCAAGGTTAGGCGTTGCTGGTATGATGATCCAACATACATTAATGCTGCAGGAAAAAGCACTTTAATCCCTTACCCCTGTAGTGACGACAGACGATGGTATGCAGAACCTATGGCTGATCACCTTTCAATAATGGGCGTCCCACTAGATGAGCAGCCTAACAGTTCTTGGAAGACTATTTCAGGTGGTTCAAGTTGCACGCCCCCTGCGGCTTGTCAATGTCGTAATAGCTGACATTACAGCGTGCTTATTGGGTGGTTTTCGTGACGATGCTACCGTTCATAGACTTATAATGGAGTGTTCTGATCTTCAACTTAAGATGGATTATCAGCATGAATCGGGCTTTGAATTGCTTCCATTGCGTGATGTTGACTATCATCCTAACACCTCCGATAGGATTACATGGGGATCCTTTGATACTGGCAGGCTCAGGTTTGTTCCTGCGACTAGATCATCAATTGAGAGTTTGCAAAAAGTGAGACTCGATAGTTTGGGAGAGGCTACTATAAAACAGAACCCGACATGTAGTATATGTAAGGATGAATTTGCCCAAGAAGGCCGAGTTGATCAACTGATTTTTCGTTTGCCTTGCGCACACTGTTATCATGTACATTGCATTGTCCAATGGCCGGAGGTGAATCATGTCTGCCCCTTGTGCCGATATGCAATGCCAACTGTGGAAGAGGGGGAGCCATCGAGTTCCTAAAGATTAATCTAGGCCAAAAAAGATTCATAGTTCAGCTAAATATTGCGTTAGCTAATATAGGCCAAAATGTTCTTAGAATCGTAAATTCTATGATGGTATTCTCAATTCCTTGTTTCAGGTTATGTTATTTGTAAAATCTTTGCTTGAGAATTGAGATCCCACAAGGATCACCCTTTTGAGCTCCAAGCAAGCTCGTTGTATGAATATAGATTAATAGATACGATCATCCATGTGGTGTGCAACGTAACAGTTTGATAATTTCAGACATGTAATTTGGTCAATTTTAGGACAGGAAGAGAATGGTGGACTAGAGTTATACATTACTTTCATAAAATATTCATATATCTTGTAACAGCTGATGAATTGAAGCCTCTGCTTTACGCTAGTGTTTTAACAACTCAATGTACCAATTACATGACATCGTTTTTGTAACCTACAGCATCAGGAAAAAAAAAAAAAAAAAAAACAAGAAATGTATTAAGGTTTTAACGGGGTGGGATTAGGTTCTCCCTAAACAGCAAGATATCT of the Fragaria vesca subsp. vesca linkage group LG6, FraVesHawaii_1.0, whole genome shotgun sequence genome contains:
- the LOC101293224 gene encoding E3 ubiquitin ligase BIG BROTHER-related-like produces the protein MSSLTVLGRLFQVVQVARPLRLVNVVIADITACLLGGFRDDATVHRLIMECSDLQLKMDYQHESGFELLPLRDVDYHPNTSDRITWGSFDTGRLRFVPATRSSIESLQKVRLDSLGEATIKQNPTCSICKDEFAQEGRVDQLIFRLPCAHCYHVHCIVQWPEVNHVCPLCRYAMPTVEEGEPSSS